The following are from one region of the Ictalurus furcatus strain D&B chromosome 11, Billie_1.0, whole genome shotgun sequence genome:
- the LOC128614659 gene encoding zinc finger protein 239-like, whose product MELRYKSKITKLLHLLKMYHCSDCGKSFTRQSNLQRHKRVHTGEKLYHCGQCEKSFTCQSTLQIHERIHTGEKPYHCGQCEKSFTCQHNLQRHERIHTGEKPYHCGQCEKSFTCQRNLQRHERIHTGEKPYYCGQCGKSFTCQSTLQIHERIHTGEKPYHCGQCGKSFTCQSTLQQHERIHTGEKPYHCGQCEKSFTCQSNLQRHERIHTGEKPYHCGQCGKSFTCQSNLQIHKHIHTGAKPYHCGQCEKSFIQESSLQIHERIHTGEKLYHCGQCEKSFTCQSNLQQHERIHTGEKPYHCGQCGRSFTRRSHLQRHKRIHTGEKPYHCGQCEKSFTRQSHLQRHERIHTGEKPDKIFC is encoded by the exons ATGGAATTACGTTACAAATCTAAAATTACAAAGCTGTTACACTTATTAAAG aTGTACCACTGCTCAgactgtgggaagagttttacccGTCAGAGTAATCTCCAACGACACAAGcgcgttcacacaggagaaaagctgtatcactgtggacagtgtgagaagagttttacttgtcaGAGTACTCTCCAAATacacgagcgcattcacacaggagagaagccgtatcactgtggacagtgtgagaagagttttacttgtcaGCATAATCTCCAACGacacgagcgcattcacacaggagagaagccgtatcactgtggacagtgtgagaagagttttacttgtcaGCGTAACCTCCAACGacacgagcgcattcacacaggagagaaaccgtattactgtggacagtgtgggaagagttttacttgtcaGAGTACTCTCCAAATacacgagcgcattcacacaggagagaagccgtatcactgtggacagtgtgggaagagttttacttgtcaGAGTACTCTCCAACAacacgagcgcattcacacaggagagaagccgtatcactgtggacagtgtgagaagagttttacttgtcagagtaatctccaacgacacgagcgcattcacacaggagagaagccgtatcattgtggacagtgtgggaagagttttacttgtcaGAGTAATCTCCAAATACACaagcacattcacacaggagcgaagccgtatcactgtggacagtgtgagaagagttttattcAAGAAAGTAGTCTCCAAATacacgagcgcattcacacaggagagaagctgtatcactgtggacagtgtgagaagagttttacttgtcagagtaatctccaacaacacgagcgcattcacacaggagagaagccgtatcactgtggacagtgtgggaggAGTTTTACCCGTCGTAGTCATCTCCAACGACacaagcgcattcacacaggagagaagccgtatcactgtggacagtgtgaaaAGAGTTTTACCCGTCAGAGTCATCTCCAACGacacgagcgcattcacacaggagagaagcctgATAAAAtcttttgttga
- the LOC128615145 gene encoding interleukin-6 receptor subunit beta-like, which translates to MNSVIVCHLHDTSIVCMCVFCSLTGGSSVEEGDTKKEDVLNIFSVASGHLYECFLRLKRRFWPQVPNPSHRTIANWSPDCPNKPDTPKERILAEVSVVEVDMDDGKSLCDEDKAVMPLKKYFSEERSSGIGGSSGMSTPHQSVSSNDEADSGQTTVSTVQYSATVSSGYKGQTPGTQASVFSRSELTQPLLECEENPEHLSEASGHQTNSYFKRHRGNEQLHMYEGEEPSFSSLSFSPIEEEDSPTLTEDPPGPAFGYMP; encoded by the exons ATGAATTCTGTGATTGTATGTCATTTACATGACACTtccattgtgtgtatgtgtgtgttttgcagtttAACAGGTGGTTCCAGTGTAGAGGAAGGGGATACAAAGAAGGAGGATGTGCTCAACATCTTTTCAGTGGCATCTGGACATCTGTATGAGTGCTTCTTgag GTTAAAGAGGCGTTTCTGGCCACAGGTCCCCAACCCGTCTCACAGAACTATTGCTAACTGGTCACCTGACTGTCCCAACAAG CCCGACACTCCGAAAGAAAGGATCCTGGCGGAGGTGAGCGTGGTGGAGGTGGACATGGATGACGGAAAGTCCCTGTGCGATGAGGATAAAGCAGTGATGCCGCTCAAGAAGTACTTTTCGGAGGAGCGCAGCAGCGGCATCGGTGGATCGTCCGGCATGTCCACTCCACACCAGAGCGTGTCCTCCAATGACGAGGCTGACTCGGGCCAAACCACGGTCAGCACCGTGCAGTACTCTGCCACAGTGAGCAGCGGGTATAAAGGCCAGACTCCCGGCACTCAGGCGTCGGTGTTCTCTCGTTCCGAATTGACCCAGCCGCTACTGGAATGTGAGGAAAACCCAGAGCACCTGTCCGAGGCCAGCGGCCACCAAACGAACTCTTACTTCAAACGACATAGAGGCAATGAGCAGCTGCACATGTATGAAGGAGAGGAGCCTAGCTTTAGCTCTCTGAGCTTTAGTCCAATAGAGGAGGAGGACTCGCCCACTCTGACCGAggatcctccaggtcctgcctTCGGTTACATGCCGTAA